The window CGCGCTGTTCCAACTGGCGCGTGAGTTCCGCAAGATTCGTCACCAGTCCGTCATGCGCGATGGCCACGGGGCCGCGCGCATAGTTCGCGCAGATCGGCAGCACGTTATGCAGCTGCGAACTTTCCAGCGGCACATACCTCACATGGCCGATGGCGCAGTTCGCGCTCTCGCCGGCCAGGCGCTGCTGGTCTATCGCGTTGTGCAGCAGCCCCATGCCGCGCACGGAGGCGACGTGGCCGTCCTCGGCCCAGGCGATGCCCGCCGATTCCTGGCCGCGGTGCTGCAATGCGTAAAGGCCGAGATAGACCTCTTCGAGGACGGGCTTATTTGTTGTGCTGTAAGCGCCAAAGATTCCGCTCATGGCTGGTTATGCTGATATTCTCTTCCAGATCTCTTCATATGCTCCGAGGACGTCTCCGAGATCCTTGCGGAAACGGTCCTTGTCGAGGTGGTCGCCCGTCGAGCTGTCCCAGAAGCGGCAGGTGTCGGGCGAGATCTCGTCCGCGAGAATAAGGTTGCCCTGCATGTCCTTGCCGAACTCCAGCTTGAAGTCTACGAGCACGACGCCCTTCTTCGCGAAATAATCCTTGAGGATTTCGTTGACGCGCAGCGATATCGACTTGATCTTGTCGAGCTCTTCCTCAGTCGCCCAGCCGAAGAGCAGCGCGTGGTCCTCGATGATGAAGGGATCGCCGAGCTCGTCGTCCTTATAGCACATCTCAAAGAGCGGGCGGGGGAGCACCTTGCCCTCTTCCACGCCGAGGCGCTTACAGAGAGAGCCGGTGGTGATGTTGCGGACGATGACCTCCAGCGGCACGATCTGGACGCGCTTGACTATCTGGTTCGTGTCGTCGACCTGCTCGACAAAATGCGACTCTACGCCGTTATCGGCGAGCATCTGGAATAGCTTTGAGGATATCTTGTTGTTGAGGACGCCCTTGCCGCTCATCGTCGCCTTTTTCTGGCCGTTGAAGGCGGTGAAGCTGTCCTTATATTCAACGATCACATAGTTCGGGTCCTCGGTCGTGTAAAGCCTCTTGGCCTTGCCTTCGTAGATAAAATCCTTCTTTGTCAGATTCATTTTGGTGCGCCTCCGCATATTCTTTATTTTTATTGGGCAGTTTTACTGTCTTTATTACTCGCTTTTATTAAACTTCCAGCAGAGACTGGTCGTCCTCTTCCTCTAAATAATTGCCGTCGAAGCAGGCCGTGCAGAGTTCGCCGAGCGGCAGCCCTATCGCTTCGCAGAGTTCGTCGCAGCTGATGTACCGCAGCGAGTCCGCGCCGATCTTTTCACACAGCTCCGGGATATCCATCTGCGCCGCGATAAGCTCCTCCGAGCTGGGGGTGTCGATACCGTAATAACAGGGGTAACGGACCGGCGGCGAGGCGATGCGCATATGCACCCTCTCCGCGCCGCTCTCACGTATCATGGAGATGATGCGTCCGGCGGTCGTGCCGCGGACCAGAGAGTCGTCGACGATGACCGCCTCCTTGCCGTCGAATATTCCCGGCTGCGGATTAAGCTTTATCTTGACCCCCGCCTCGCGCACGCGCTGGGTCGGCTGGATGAAGGTGCGGCCCACGTAACGGTTGCGGACGACTCCGGCCTCGAAGTCCATACCCGCCTCTTCGGCCAGTCCGAGCGCCGCGAACGTGCCGCTGTCGGGCATTCCCGCGACGACGGCCTCACGCGGGCAGCCGCAGCTCTTCGCAAGGCAGGAGCCGAGCCTCTTCCGCGCGCTGTAGACGGAGCGTCCGTCGATCACGCTGTCGGGCCGCGCGAAATAGACATATTCAAAGGAACAGTGATGGTGGCGCTGCGCCTCCTTCGGCAGTTTGCGCGAGATGATGCCGCGCCTGTCGATGACGAGGATCTCTCCCGGTTCGACGTCACGGACGAGCTCCGCGCCGATGATGTCCAGCGCGCAGGATTCCGAGGCGACGAAATAGGTATCGTCGCGGCGTCCGAGCACCAGCGGGCGGAAGCCCCAAGGGTCGCGCGCCGCGATCAGGCAGTCGTTGAGCAGGACGGCGAGGCTGTAGGCCCCCTTGATCTTTGAGAGCGCCGTCTCCAGCGCCTCAAGCTGCACCGTTCCCGGCTGGTGGGCCATCAGCTGAATGATCGTCTCCGTGTCGCAGGAGGTCTGGAAGATCGCCCCGCGGTTCGCGAGATAGCTCGAAAGCGCCACGGCGTTCGTCAGATTGCCGTTATGCGCGATCGCTATCGGTCCCTGCGCGTAATTCGCGCCGAGCGGCTGGCTGTCCTCCGGACGCGTACCGCCGGCGGTGGCATAGCGCACATGGCCGATGGCCGTGTGCGCCTCAACCTGCGCGAGCTCGCTCTGTGAAAGG is drawn from Cloacibacillus porcorum and contains these coding sequences:
- the purC gene encoding phosphoribosylaminoimidazolesuccinocarboxamide synthase encodes the protein MNLTKKDFIYEGKAKRLYTTEDPNYVIVEYKDSFTAFNGQKKATMSGKGVLNNKISSKLFQMLADNGVESHFVEQVDDTNQIVKRVQIVPLEVIVRNITTGSLCKRLGVEEGKVLPRPLFEMCYKDDELGDPFIIEDHALLFGWATEEELDKIKSISLRVNEILKDYFAKKGVVLVDFKLEFGKDMQGNLILADEISPDTCRFWDSSTGDHLDKDRFRKDLGDVLGAYEEIWKRISA
- the purF gene encoding amidophosphoribosyltransferase; the encoded protein is MCGVFGAYSQSGSAVLEDIYLGLCALQHRGQLSAGVAWIDGGSVHIKKGLGLVHEALSQSELAQVEAHTAIGHVRYATAGGTRPEDSQPLGANYAQGPIAIAHNGNLTNAVALSSYLANRGAIFQTSCDTETIIQLMAHQPGTVQLEALETALSKIKGAYSLAVLLNDCLIAARDPWGFRPLVLGRRDDTYFVASESCALDIIGAELVRDVEPGEILVIDRRGIISRKLPKEAQRHHHCSFEYVYFARPDSVIDGRSVYSARKRLGSCLAKSCGCPREAVVAGMPDSGTFAALGLAEEAGMDFEAGVVRNRYVGRTFIQPTQRVREAGVKIKLNPQPGIFDGKEAVIVDDSLVRGTTAGRIISMIRESGAERVHMRIASPPVRYPCYYGIDTPSSEELIAAQMDIPELCEKIGADSLRYISCDELCEAIGLPLGELCTACFDGNYLEEEDDQSLLEV